The Stutzerimonas stutzeri DNA window GACACCACCAGCGGTGCGATGAGCGCCGAGAGGCCGAGGATCAACAGGATATTGGCGATATTGCTGCCGATCACGTTGCCCACGGCGATGTCGCCGCTGCCGCCCAGGGAGGCCTGCACACTGACTGCCGTTTCCGGTGCGCTGGTGCCGAAGGCGACCACGGTCAGCCCGATGATCAGCGGTGGAATGCCAAAGCGGCTGGCCAGTCGGGCGGCGCCGCGGACCAACGCTTCGGCGCCGACAACCAGCAGCACCAGGCCGCCGATGAGGTAGGCGAAGGTGATCAGCGACATGCATGCGCTCCGGTGGGGGCAAAAATGGATTCTGTGGTCGTCATCGGGTTCAGGGGCGAGATCGGCTCATTCATGGAAGGGTTTCGATACGTACGCGGACCACGCCGCGGTCCAGCATGTCCAGTTGCGCAGCCGCGGCGCGGGAGACATCGATGATGCGGCCACGACGGAACGGTCCGCGGTCGTTGATGCGCACGACTACCTGCTTGCCGTTCTGCTGGTTGGTCACTCGCACGCGCGTGCCGAACGGCAGGCTGCGATGGGCGGCGACCAGTGCATTCTGATCATGGGTCTCGCCATTGGCCGTGCGCTGCCCATGATGCATGCGCGCGTAATAGGAGGCCTTGCCGCTCTGGGTGAAGCGTTCCTGTGTCGGGGGTGATGCCTGCGGTGGTTGCGTCGGTTGACGCTCGGCGCAGCCGCTGGCCAGCAGGGCCAGAACCAGCAGGGCGGTGAAGCGAGTCAGTCGCATGGGGAATCCTTCCGTTGGGTCGATCGCTCGAGCGGCGAAAGCCCGCGGCAGGCATGGCGAAGTTCGGGCAGCGCCGAGGGCTCGATGCGGCGACGCCACGGCTGCAGGGGCTGCAACCGTGGCGTCGCTTCGCTCAGCTTAGCCTTCGAGTTTCTTCTTCAGCAGTTGGTTCACCTGACCGGGGTTGGCCTTGCCTTTGGACGCCTTCATCGCCTGGCCGACAAAGAAGCCGAACATCTTGCCGCGCTTGGCTTCATCGCTGGCGCGGTACTGCTCGACCTGCTCGGCATTCGCCGCCAGCACTTCGTCCAGCATGGCTTCGATGGCGCCGGAGTCGGTGACCTGCTTGAGGCCTTTCTTCTCAATGATCTCGTCAGCCGAGCCTTCACCGGCGGCCATGGCCTCGAAGACCATCTTGGCGATCTTGCCGCTGATGGTGTTGTCCTTGATGCGCAGGATCATGCCGCCCAGCTGTTCGGCTGTTACCGGCGACTGCTCGATTTCCAGGCCTTCCTTGTTGAGCAGGCTGGACAGCTCGCCCATCACCCAGTTGGCGGCGAGCTTGGCATCGCCGCAGGTGGCGTTGACCTGTTCGAAGTAGTCGGCCATCTCGCGGCTGGCCGAGAGCACGCTGGCATCATAGGTGGACAGACCGAACTCGCGCTCGAAGCGTTCGCGCTTCTGGCCAGGCAGCTCGGGCAGGCTGGCGCGCACTTCATCGAGGAAGCTCTGCTCGATCACCACCGGGAGCAGGTCTGGGCAGGGGAAGTAGCGGTAGTCGTTGGCTTCTTCCTTGCTGCGCATGGAGCGCGTCTCGTCCTTGTTCGGGTCGTACAGGCGGGTCTCCTGCACCACCTTGCCGCCGTCCTCGATCAGCTCGATCTGACGCTGCACCTCGTGGTTGATCGCCTTTTCGATGAAGCGGAAGGAGTTGACGTTCTTGATCTCGGCGCGGGTGCCGAACTCCGCCTGGCCCTTGGGTCGCACGGAAACGTTGCAGTCGCAGCGCAGCGAACCTTCGGCCATGTTGCCGTCGCAGATGCCCAGATAGCGCACCAGCGCATGGATCGCCTTGACGTAGGCGACGGCCTCCTTGGCGCTGCGGATGTCCGGTTCCGAGACGATCTCCAGGAGCGGTGTGCCGGCACGGTTCAGGTCGATGCCGCTCATGCCATGGAAGTCTTCATGCAGGCTCTTGCCGGCATCCTCTTCCAGGTGCGCACGGGTGATGCCAATGCGACGTGTGCTGCCGTCTTCCAGGGTGATGTCCAGGTGGCCCTTGCCAACGATGGGATGATCCATCTGGCTGGTCTGGTAGCCCTTGGGCAGGTCGGGGTAGAAGTAGTTCTTGCGCGCGAAGACGTTCTTCTCGGCGATCTCGGCATCGATGGCCAGACCGAACTTGCAGGCCATGCGCACGGCCACGGCGTTGAGCACCGGCAAGGTGCCGGGCATGCCGAGATCGACCAGGCTGGCCTGGGTGTTGGGCTCGGCGCCGAAGGTGGTGGCGCTGCCGGAAAAGATCTTCGACTGGGTGCTGAGCTGTGCGTGGATTTCCAGCCCGATCACGGTTTCCCATTGCATCTGTTCGATCTCCTCAGAATCCGGCCGGGGCGCGCAGGTGCCAGTCGCTGACCTGCTGATACTGGTGCGCCACGTTGAGCAGGCGCGCCTCCTGGAAATACGGGGCGAGCAGTTGCACGCCCACCGGCAGGCCGTCGATGAAGCCGGCCGGCATCGACAGGCCCGGTATGCCCGCGAGATTGGCGGTGATGGTGTAGATGTCTTCCAGATAGGCAGAAACCGGATCGGCGTTCTTCTCGCCCAGCTTCCAGGCCAGGTTCGGCGTGGTCGGGCCGAGGATCAGGTCGACCTGCTCGAAGGCCGCGACGAAGTCCTGCTTGATCAGGCGGCGGATCTTCTGAGCCTTGAGGTAGTAGGCATCGTAGTAGCCGGCCGACAGCGCATAGGTGCCGACCATGATGCGCCGCTTGACCTCGTCGCCGAAGCCTTCGGCGCGCGAGCGCTTGTAGAGGTCGGTCAGATCGACCGGATTCTCGCAACGATAGCCGAAGCGCACGCCATCGAAGCGCGAGAGGTTGGAAGAGGCCTCGGCCGGCGCGATCACATAATAGGAAGGAATCGCATGCTGCATGTTCGGCAGGCTGATCTCCTTGACCGTGGCGCCGAGCTTCTTCAGCTCCTCGACGGACGCCATGACGGCATCGGCGATCTTCGGGTCGAGGCCGGCACCGAAGTACTCCTTCGGCAGACCGATGCGCAGGCCGGCGAGCGGCTGGCTAAGGGCGGCGAGGTAGTCATCCAGCGGCTGCTCGACGCTGGTCGAGTCCTTCGGGTCGAAGCCGGCCATGGCCGAGAGCAGCAGCGCGCAGTCTTCAGCGGTGCGCGCCATCGGGCCGCCCTGGTCGAGGCTCGAGGCGTAGGCCACCATGCCCCAGCGCGAGACGCGCCCGTAGGTGGGCTTGAGACCGGTGAGGTTGG harbors:
- a CDS encoding septal ring lytic transglycosylase RlpA family protein, with the translated sequence MRLTRFTALLVLALLASGCAERQPTQPPQASPPTQERFTQSGKASYYARMHHGQRTANGETHDQNALVAAHRSLPFGTRVRVTNQQNGKQVVVRINDRGPFRRGRIIDVSRAAAAQLDMLDRGVVRVRIETLP
- the gatB gene encoding Asp-tRNA(Asn)/Glu-tRNA(Gln) amidotransferase subunit GatB; the encoded protein is MQWETVIGLEIHAQLSTQSKIFSGSATTFGAEPNTQASLVDLGMPGTLPVLNAVAVRMACKFGLAIDAEIAEKNVFARKNYFYPDLPKGYQTSQMDHPIVGKGHLDITLEDGSTRRIGITRAHLEEDAGKSLHEDFHGMSGIDLNRAGTPLLEIVSEPDIRSAKEAVAYVKAIHALVRYLGICDGNMAEGSLRCDCNVSVRPKGQAEFGTRAEIKNVNSFRFIEKAINHEVQRQIELIEDGGKVVQETRLYDPNKDETRSMRSKEEANDYRYFPCPDLLPVVIEQSFLDEVRASLPELPGQKRERFEREFGLSTYDASVLSASREMADYFEQVNATCGDAKLAANWVMGELSSLLNKEGLEIEQSPVTAEQLGGMILRIKDNTISGKIAKMVFEAMAAGEGSADEIIEKKGLKQVTDSGAIEAMLDEVLAANAEQVEQYRASDEAKRGKMFGFFVGQAMKASKGKANPGQVNQLLKKKLEG
- the gatA gene encoding Asp-tRNA(Asn)/Glu-tRNA(Gln) amidotransferase subunit GatA: MHNLTLAEIARNLAEKRFSAEELTRTLLARIEQLDPQLNSFISVTDELAITQAKAADARRAAGENGALLGAPIGHKDLFCTQGIRTSCGSKILDSFKAPYDATVVERLAAAGTVTLGKLNMDEFAMGSANESSYYGAVKNPWDLSRVPGGSSGGSAAAIAARLLPAATGTDTGGSIRQPAALTNLTGLKPTYGRVSRWGMVAYASSLDQGGPMARTAEDCALLLSAMAGFDPKDSTSVEQPLDDYLAALSQPLAGLRIGLPKEYFGAGLDPKIADAVMASVEELKKLGATVKEISLPNMQHAIPSYYVIAPAEASSNLSRFDGVRFGYRCENPVDLTDLYKRSRAEGFGDEVKRRIMVGTYALSAGYYDAYYLKAQKIRRLIKQDFVAAFEQVDLILGPTTPNLAWKLGEKNADPVSAYLEDIYTITANLAGIPGLSMPAGFIDGLPVGVQLLAPYFQEARLLNVAHQYQQVSDWHLRAPAGF